Proteins found in one Alicyclobacillus cycloheptanicus genomic segment:
- a CDS encoding UDP-N-acetylmuramoyl-L-alanyl-D-glutamate--2,6-diaminopimelate ligase: protein MLLSEIRRTLFKCKVENDRPADITHVTTDSRQVRAGSLFIALRGHTVDGHDFVPQAIERGAVAVLVETPQPVDVPQLVVPDSRLASAIVADRFYAHPSQQLAVIGVTGTNGKTTTTHLIERILSDAHHVTGLLGTIGKRIAGQTVEIANTTPEAVELQTALAEMVAAGCRYGIMEVSSHALEERRVAGTRFRAAVFTNLTQDHLDFHGTMENYRAAKGKLFSRLGNAYASDPAQMPYAVLNADDDASDYMAAQAVCECITYGIDRPADVQASDVRVLPDGVQFRVTTFEGDAAHLKLQLTGRFNVYNALAALCVGLAEGVPLADIVRSLEAVPGIPGRLERVAAGQPFTVLVDYSHTPDSLENALETVQEFAKGRIITVVGCGGDRDRTKRPVMAQVAMRMSDVTLLTSDNPRTEDPQRILDDMEAGLAGFAGKPGAVYERISDRRSAIERAVELAAPDDVILIAGKGHEDYQIIGRTKHHFDDREVAREAILALRQQ from the coding sequence TTGTTACTTTCAGAGATTCGACGGACGCTGTTCAAATGTAAGGTCGAAAACGACCGACCCGCGGACATCACGCACGTCACGACGGATTCGCGTCAAGTCCGGGCGGGCAGTCTCTTTATTGCGCTTCGCGGCCACACCGTCGATGGTCACGATTTCGTGCCGCAGGCAATTGAGCGAGGCGCTGTCGCCGTGCTGGTGGAGACACCGCAGCCGGTGGATGTGCCGCAGCTGGTGGTGCCGGACTCGAGACTGGCCAGTGCCATTGTCGCCGACCGGTTCTACGCACATCCGTCGCAACAGTTGGCAGTGATTGGGGTCACGGGTACGAATGGGAAGACGACTACGACCCATCTGATTGAACGGATTCTCAGTGACGCGCATCACGTCACGGGGCTCCTTGGCACGATTGGCAAACGCATCGCGGGACAAACGGTTGAGATTGCCAATACCACGCCGGAAGCGGTGGAACTGCAGACGGCCTTGGCGGAAATGGTGGCGGCCGGCTGCCGGTATGGCATTATGGAGGTGTCGTCGCACGCGCTGGAGGAACGGCGTGTTGCGGGCACGCGGTTCCGCGCGGCGGTGTTTACGAATTTGACGCAGGACCACCTGGATTTTCATGGAACGATGGAGAACTACCGGGCGGCCAAGGGGAAATTGTTTTCCCGCCTTGGCAATGCCTATGCCAGCGACCCCGCGCAGATGCCGTACGCGGTCCTCAACGCGGATGACGACGCGTCTGACTATATGGCCGCGCAGGCGGTGTGCGAGTGCATCACGTACGGCATCGACCGGCCAGCGGATGTGCAGGCGTCCGATGTGCGCGTGCTGCCGGACGGCGTGCAATTCCGGGTGACCACGTTCGAGGGGGATGCGGCGCACTTGAAACTGCAGTTGACCGGCCGGTTCAACGTGTACAACGCGTTGGCAGCCTTGTGCGTCGGACTGGCCGAAGGGGTGCCTTTGGCCGACATCGTGCGGTCCCTGGAGGCCGTTCCTGGCATCCCAGGCCGACTCGAGCGGGTGGCCGCAGGGCAGCCGTTCACCGTGCTGGTCGATTACTCCCATACGCCGGACAGTCTGGAGAATGCGCTGGAAACGGTCCAGGAGTTTGCGAAGGGGCGCATTATCACGGTCGTCGGCTGCGGGGGCGATCGCGATCGGACAAAGCGGCCCGTCATGGCTCAGGTGGCCATGCGCATGAGCGATGTCACGCTCCTGACCAGCGACAACCCGCGGACGGAAGACCCGCAGCGCATTCTCGACGACATGGAGGCAGGGCTGGCTGGGTTCGCGGGCAAGCCGGGCGCGGTGTACGAGCGCATCAGCGACCGCCGCAGCGCGATCGAACGCGCTGTAGAACTCGCGGCGCCGGACGACGTGATTCTCATTGCCGGAAAAGGCCACGAGGATTACCAGATTATTGGACGCACCAAGCATCACTTTGACGACCGCGAAGTGGCGCGCGAGGCGATTCTTGCGCTGCGACAACAGTAG
- a CDS encoding stage V sporulation protein D, producing the protein MRVTRRVMRRRFVVLMLCLISAIGALIGRLAYVQIVQAPWLQSLADDQHNRSIPVQGVRGTIYDAQGQKLVYTASAPTVMAIPVQVQDKEGTAAKLAKILQMPEDKILKQLQKRVAAVYFNPGGRRISESQVQQIRALNLPGIYITEDGKRAYPYGDLAAQVLGITGAYNQGLTGIEKEYDAQLSGQEGYIIFPTNAKGQKLPGEGEAYVPPTDGEDIQLTINGTIQQIVQREIEQAVAEYNPDNVTAIVEDPKTGAILAMANYPTFDPAHWQDYPASTYNRNLAIWKTFEPGSTFKIVTLSAALQENKVNLNDRFYDPGYYEVAGHKIKCWKAGGHGSQSYLNVVENSCNPGFIALGERLGKQTLFSYIKKFGFGSKTGIDLPGEGNGILFPMSKVGPLELATTAFGQGVSVTPIQQVMAMGAIANGGLLMKPYVVEDFRDHDTGQVLKTIQPTVVRRVISSATAAKVRAALESVVANGSGRSAYFDGYRVAGKTGTAQVAENGHYSGTHYIVSFMGMAPANNPQLVAYIAIDNPRPKNGVVFGGVIAAPIVGRILGDSLQALDVPKQANGLEKKTRWGEPVSLEVPNFMGMTLNDAKQAAMQSGDQLRTQLVGQGNTVVWQAPQPGTKVPAGSTIRLFLGETPPGPPIDKSSQKQ; encoded by the coding sequence GTGCGAGTTACCCGACGTGTCATGAGACGGAGATTTGTGGTGCTGATGCTCTGCCTGATCAGCGCGATTGGCGCGCTGATTGGACGGTTGGCCTACGTTCAGATTGTACAGGCACCGTGGCTGCAAAGCCTGGCGGACGACCAGCACAACCGCAGCATTCCGGTGCAGGGCGTGCGCGGCACGATTTATGATGCACAAGGACAGAAGCTGGTCTACACCGCCTCGGCCCCGACCGTGATGGCCATACCGGTCCAGGTTCAGGACAAGGAAGGAACCGCCGCCAAGCTGGCCAAAATTCTGCAAATGCCGGAGGACAAGATTCTCAAGCAATTGCAGAAGCGGGTGGCTGCGGTGTACTTCAATCCGGGCGGACGCCGCATCAGCGAGTCGCAGGTCCAGCAAATCCGGGCGCTCAATCTGCCCGGAATTTACATCACGGAAGACGGGAAGCGGGCGTACCCGTACGGCGACTTGGCGGCACAGGTCTTGGGCATTACCGGCGCGTACAACCAGGGCTTGACCGGCATTGAAAAAGAGTATGATGCACAGCTGTCCGGGCAGGAGGGCTACATCATTTTCCCGACCAACGCCAAAGGACAGAAGCTGCCGGGTGAAGGCGAGGCGTATGTTCCGCCGACCGACGGCGAGGACATCCAGCTCACCATCAACGGCACCATTCAACAGATTGTGCAGCGCGAGATTGAGCAAGCTGTGGCGGAGTACAATCCGGACAACGTCACGGCCATCGTGGAAGACCCGAAGACCGGCGCGATTCTGGCAATGGCCAATTACCCAACGTTCGACCCCGCGCACTGGCAGGACTACCCGGCTTCGACGTACAACCGCAACCTAGCCATCTGGAAGACGTTTGAACCTGGGTCGACCTTCAAGATTGTCACCTTGTCTGCGGCGCTGCAGGAGAACAAGGTGAACTTGAACGACCGGTTTTACGATCCCGGCTATTACGAGGTCGCGGGTCACAAAATCAAGTGCTGGAAGGCTGGCGGTCACGGTTCCCAGTCCTACCTCAATGTCGTTGAGAATTCCTGTAACCCTGGGTTTATCGCGCTGGGCGAACGGCTGGGCAAGCAAACCCTGTTCAGTTATATTAAGAAGTTTGGCTTCGGCAGTAAGACGGGCATTGACCTGCCGGGAGAAGGCAACGGGATTTTGTTCCCGATGTCAAAGGTAGGACCTTTGGAACTGGCGACCACCGCCTTTGGGCAAGGCGTCTCGGTGACGCCGATTCAGCAGGTCATGGCGATGGGGGCCATCGCGAATGGCGGGCTGTTGATGAAGCCTTATGTGGTGGAAGACTTCCGCGATCACGACACTGGGCAGGTACTGAAAACCATTCAACCGACCGTCGTTCGACGCGTCATTTCCAGCGCAACGGCGGCCAAGGTCCGAGCAGCACTGGAGAGTGTCGTTGCCAACGGCAGCGGCCGCAGCGCCTACTTTGATGGGTATCGCGTCGCTGGGAAGACGGGGACGGCGCAGGTGGCGGAAAATGGTCACTACTCGGGAACTCACTACATTGTGTCGTTCATGGGCATGGCCCCGGCCAACAACCCGCAATTGGTCGCGTACATCGCGATCGACAATCCTCGGCCGAAAAACGGTGTAGTGTTTGGCGGCGTGATTGCGGCCCCGATTGTCGGCCGGATTCTGGGGGACAGTCTGCAGGCCTTGGATGTGCCGAAGCAGGCCAACGGGCTCGAGAAGAAGACGCGCTGGGGCGAGCCGGTGTCGCTCGAGGTTCCGAACTTCATGGGGATGACGCTGAATGATGCGAAGCAGGCGGCGATGCAGAGCGGCGACCAGCTCCGGACGCAACTGGTCGGGCAGGGCAACACGGTGGTCTGGCAGGCGCCGCAGCCCGGCACGAAGGTGCCGGCAGGGTCGACCATCCGCTTGTTCCTGGGAGAAACGCCGCCCGGACCGCCGATTGACAAGTCTTCGCAAAAGCAATAG
- the mraY gene encoding phospho-N-acetylmuramoyl-pentapeptide-transferase — translation MDLQALILTAGAAFAIAALLGPICIPILRRLKFGQSIREEGPQHHQTKAGTPTMGGIMIVLAVLVTTLRFAIHSADVVILMFATLAFGLIGFTDDFIKVVKKRNLGLRAKQKVLLQLIATVILFGALWMTWRSSNPSFAVSIPFTHIVLDFGMFYLLFLLLWLVGFSNAVNLTDGLDGLLSGTAAIVFAAYAFYAYWHTEYNVSLFCAAMVGALIGFLVFNRHPARVFMGDTGSLAIGGALAMVAVLTHSEFGLILFGFVFVVEALSVIIQVFAFQTFGKRVFRMSPIHHHFELVGWSEWEVVIGFWLAAFISAFGALALLSR, via the coding sequence ATGGATTTGCAAGCACTGATACTGACCGCAGGTGCCGCGTTTGCGATTGCGGCACTGCTGGGCCCAATCTGTATCCCCATTTTGCGGCGCCTGAAATTCGGTCAAAGCATTCGGGAAGAGGGCCCGCAGCATCACCAGACGAAAGCGGGCACGCCGACCATGGGCGGCATCATGATTGTGCTGGCGGTGCTCGTGACCACGCTGCGTTTTGCGATACATAGTGCAGACGTCGTGATTTTGATGTTTGCAACCCTCGCATTTGGACTGATTGGGTTTACAGACGATTTCATTAAAGTCGTGAAGAAGCGCAACCTCGGGCTGCGCGCCAAACAAAAGGTGCTGCTGCAGCTCATCGCGACCGTGATTTTGTTCGGCGCCCTGTGGATGACGTGGCGGTCGAGCAACCCATCGTTCGCGGTGTCGATCCCGTTCACCCACATTGTGCTGGACTTTGGCATGTTCTACTTGCTGTTTTTGTTGTTGTGGCTGGTCGGGTTCTCCAACGCCGTGAATCTGACCGATGGGCTGGACGGGCTGTTGTCTGGCACGGCTGCGATTGTCTTTGCCGCGTACGCGTTCTATGCCTACTGGCATACGGAGTATAATGTGTCGCTGTTTTGTGCAGCCATGGTCGGTGCGTTGATTGGATTTTTGGTGTTCAATCGGCATCCGGCGCGTGTGTTCATGGGGGACACCGGGTCGTTGGCGATTGGCGGGGCGCTGGCGATGGTTGCCGTGCTGACGCACAGTGAATTTGGCTTGATTCTTTTCGGCTTCGTCTTCGTCGTGGAGGCGCTAAGTGTTATCATTCAGGTATTCGCGTTTCAGACATTTGGGAAACGGGTGTTTCGGATGAGTCCGATTCACCACCACTTTGAGTTAGTCGGGTGGTCCGAGTGGGAAGTGGTCATCGGTTTTTGGCTGGCGGCGTTCATTAGCGCGTTTGGCGCGCTGGCGCTGCTGTCACGTTGA